Proteins from a genomic interval of Pantoea deleyi:
- a CDS encoding Nramp family divalent metal transporter has translation MFESRTAERAARGVRKVKLALLGPAFIAAIGYIDPGNFATNIQAGAAYGYKLLWVVVWANIMAMLIQLMSAKLGIATGKNLAEHIRDRFPRPAVWFYWVQAEIIAMATDLAEFIGAALGFKLLLGISLMQGAVLTGIATFLILMLQSRGQKPLELVIGGLLLFVAAAYIVELFFSQPDVRELVAGMAVPALPTSDAVLLAAGVLGATIMPHVIYLHSALTQGKSEESKGQRYSSTKLDVAIAMTIAGFVNLAMMATAAAAFHFSGHSKIAELDQAYLTLQPLLGQAAATVFGLSLVAAGLSSTVVGTLAGQVVMQGFIRFHIPLWVRRTVTMLPSFIVIWAGWDPTRVLVMSQVLLSFGIALALIPLLAFTGNRELMGDDMVNSRLMQNTGRLIVVLVIALNLYLLVGEALGL, from the coding sequence ATGTTTGAGAGTCGTACCGCCGAGCGTGCCGCTCGCGGAGTCAGAAAAGTCAAACTCGCACTGCTGGGCCCCGCCTTTATTGCCGCTATCGGCTATATCGATCCGGGCAACTTTGCGACCAACATTCAGGCGGGCGCGGCCTATGGCTATAAGCTGCTGTGGGTGGTGGTCTGGGCCAACATCATGGCGATGCTTATTCAGCTGATGTCTGCCAAGCTGGGTATCGCCACCGGTAAAAACCTCGCCGAACACATCCGCGACCGCTTTCCGCGTCCTGCCGTCTGGTTCTACTGGGTGCAGGCGGAGATCATCGCGATGGCGACAGACCTGGCGGAGTTTATCGGGGCCGCGCTGGGGTTCAAACTGCTGCTCGGCATCTCACTGATGCAGGGCGCGGTGCTGACCGGGATCGCCACCTTTCTGATCCTGATGCTGCAGAGCCGTGGGCAGAAGCCGCTGGAGCTGGTGATTGGCGGCCTGCTGCTGTTTGTGGCGGCAGCCTATATCGTCGAACTCTTCTTCTCCCAGCCTGATGTCCGGGAGCTGGTCGCCGGCATGGCCGTGCCTGCCCTGCCGACCTCCGATGCCGTCCTGCTGGCGGCGGGGGTGCTGGGCGCGACCATTATGCCGCATGTGATCTATCTGCACTCCGCGCTGACGCAGGGCAAGAGCGAGGAGAGCAAAGGGCAGCGATACTCCTCCACCAAGCTGGATGTGGCTATCGCGATGACCATCGCCGGCTTCGTCAATCTGGCGATGATGGCGACTGCGGCGGCGGCCTTTCACTTCAGTGGCCACAGCAAAATCGCTGAACTTGACCAGGCCTACCTGACGCTGCAGCCGCTGCTGGGTCAGGCGGCGGCGACGGTATTTGGTCTCAGCCTTGTCGCCGCGGGCCTCTCCTCCACGGTGGTGGGCACCCTGGCGGGCCAGGTGGTGATGCAGGGCTTTATCCGCTTCCATATCCCGCTCTGGGTCCGGCGTACCGTCACCATGCTGCCCTCCTTTATTGTGATCTGGGCAGGCTGGGATCCGACCCGGGTGCTGGTGATGAGTCAGGTGCTGCTGAGCTTCGGGATTGCGCTGGCGCTGATCCCGCTGCTCGCCTTTACCGGCAACCGCGAGCTGATGGGGGACGATATGGTTAACTCCCGCCTGATGCAGAACACCGGACGACTGATCGTCGTGCTGGTGATCGCCCTGAACCTCTACCTGCTGGTGGGTGAGGCGCTGGGGCTGTAA
- a CDS encoding formate/nitrite transporter family protein, with amino-acid sequence MSLHTPKEIAQLAIQSGVAKSRSPVSTLLILGFMAGAFIATGFLLDLHVINSLPAEWGSFGGLLGAAVFPVGIIMTVLAGGELLTGNMMTLPVAWFARRIRFTSVARNWFWVTLANFVGSVAVAWFFGHMLGMTEGDYLKKTVAIASAKVHADFLHAFISGIGCNWLVCLAVWLAFASKDMVGKIFGMWFPVMAFVAIGFQHVVANMFIIPAAIFAGQMSWAEYLPNFVAVFLGNAVGGAVFVGLAYFLAFRPAAEPVSNPQ; translated from the coding sequence ATGTCGCTGCATACACCTAAAGAAATCGCGCAACTGGCGATCCAGTCAGGCGTGGCTAAAAGCCGTTCGCCTGTCAGCACCCTTCTGATTCTTGGCTTTATGGCGGGCGCATTTATTGCGACCGGCTTCCTGCTGGATCTGCATGTGATTAACTCCCTGCCTGCCGAATGGGGCTCATTTGGCGGCCTGTTAGGCGCGGCGGTGTTCCCGGTGGGGATCATCATGACCGTGCTGGCCGGCGGTGAACTGCTGACCGGCAACATGATGACCTTACCGGTCGCCTGGTTCGCCCGTCGCATCCGTTTTACGAGCGTGGCGCGTAACTGGTTCTGGGTCACCCTGGCTAACTTCGTCGGCAGCGTAGCCGTGGCCTGGTTCTTTGGTCACATGCTGGGCATGACCGAAGGTGACTACCTGAAGAAAACCGTGGCAATTGCCTCTGCCAAGGTCCATGCCGATTTCCTGCACGCCTTTATTTCCGGTATCGGCTGTAACTGGCTGGTCTGCCTGGCGGTGTGGCTGGCCTTTGCCAGTAAAGATATGGTCGGCAAGATCTTCGGTATGTGGTTCCCGGTTATGGCGTTCGTCGCGATCGGCTTCCAGCACGTCGTTGCCAACATGTTTATCATCCCTGCCGCCATTTTTGCCGGCCAGATGAGCTGGGCAGAATACCTGCCTAACTTTGTTGCCGTCTTCCTGGGTAATGCCGTGGGTGGTGCCGTCTTCGTTGGTCTGGCCTACTTCCTGGCCTTCCGTCCTGCCGCTGAACCTGTCAGCAATCCGCAGTAA
- a CDS encoding DUF2502 domain-containing protein, giving the protein MKRALIFAALVAVLSPLAHHTAQATSASITLAPGVTLNLGDRDRRGYYWDGGRWREPRWWNDRYTYNERRWWRHEEWRRRQQWERERRWHERDRERRWEHQHRRDRDWDRHDRRGPGPHGFGPHGPGGPGPHGHDRH; this is encoded by the coding sequence ATGAAAAGAGCTCTTATTTTTGCTGCCCTGGTCGCGGTGTTGTCGCCGCTGGCACATCACACAGCCCAGGCCACCAGCGCCTCTATTACTCTGGCCCCCGGCGTCACCCTGAATCTTGGCGATCGCGATCGCCGGGGTTACTACTGGGATGGGGGACGCTGGCGTGAACCACGCTGGTGGAATGACCGCTACACCTACAACGAACGCCGCTGGTGGCGTCATGAAGAGTGGCGCCGTCGCCAGCAGTGGGAGCGTGAGCGACGCTGGCACGAGCGCGACCGTGAACGCCGCTGGGAACATCAGCATCGCCGCGATCGTGACTGGGATCGTCATGACCGTCGCGGCCCCGGCCCGCACGGTTTTGGGCCTCACGGCCCCGGCGGTCCTGGCCCACACGGCCACGATCGTCACTGA
- a CDS encoding YfeC-like transcriptional regulator — protein MKKEWLTPEELAAETGYSRQTVNKWIKRENWTTTPKPGVQGGKARLIHIDERVKSFIQSTRNLNEPAATYGAVTNSLPALLISSVQQMSQDEQDQFTALILREGIKGVLQRLGIGEE, from the coding sequence GTGAAAAAGGAATGGCTTACCCCCGAAGAGCTGGCTGCAGAAACGGGTTACAGTCGGCAAACGGTCAATAAATGGATTAAGCGTGAGAACTGGACAACCACGCCGAAGCCCGGTGTACAGGGCGGTAAAGCGCGGCTGATCCATATTGATGAACGTGTAAAAAGTTTTATTCAGTCAACCCGCAATCTCAACGAACCCGCCGCGACCTATGGTGCCGTCACCAATTCGTTACCTGCGTTATTGATAAGTTCTGTCCAGCAAATGAGTCAGGATGAGCAGGATCAGTTCACCGCATTAATCTTACGTGAAGGGATTAAAGGCGTGTTACAGCGACTGGGGATTGGTGAAGAATAA
- a CDS encoding NupC/NupG family nucleoside CNT transporter codes for MSHILQFLLALVVVGILSLLVSHDRKCIRVRYIIQLLVIEIVLAWFFLNSEAGLGFVKGFAGFFDHLLKYAAQGTNFVFGNMSDKGLAFFFLNVLCPIVFISALIGILQHFRILPWVIRAIGTVLSKVNGMGKLESFNAVSSLILGQSENFIAYKDILGKMSQRRMYTMAATAMSTVSMSIVGAYMTMLQPKYVVAALVLNMFSTFIVLSLINPYRVENEEDLQLQDLHKGQSFFEMLGEYILAGFRVAIIVAAMLIGFIALISGLNALFDLIFGISFQGVLGFVFYPFAWMMGVPSGEALQVGSIMATKLVSNEFVAMMDLQKIAGQLSPTSEGILSVFLVSFANFSSIGIVAGAIKGLNEEQGNVVSRFGLKLLYGSTLVSVLSAAIAGLVLAF; via the coding sequence ATGTCCCATATTTTGCAGTTTCTTCTCGCACTGGTGGTGGTCGGGATACTCTCCCTGCTGGTCAGTCACGATCGTAAATGCATTCGCGTTCGCTACATTATACAGCTTCTGGTGATTGAGATTGTGCTCGCCTGGTTCTTCCTGAACTCCGAAGCGGGACTGGGCTTCGTCAAAGGTTTCGCCGGCTTCTTCGACCATCTGCTGAAGTATGCCGCACAGGGAACCAACTTTGTCTTCGGTAACATGAGCGACAAAGGTCTGGCCTTCTTTTTCCTGAACGTACTCTGCCCTATCGTCTTTATCTCTGCCCTGATCGGTATTCTGCAGCATTTCCGTATCCTGCCGTGGGTTATCCGCGCCATCGGTACGGTGCTGTCGAAAGTGAATGGCATGGGAAAACTGGAATCTTTCAACGCCGTGAGTTCGCTGATACTGGGACAGTCAGAAAACTTCATCGCCTATAAAGATATCCTGGGCAAGATGTCACAGCGCCGCATGTACACCATGGCCGCAACCGCGATGTCGACCGTTTCGATGTCTATCGTCGGTGCCTACATGACCATGCTGCAGCCGAAGTATGTGGTCGCCGCGCTGGTACTCAACATGTTCAGTACCTTTATCGTGCTGTCGCTGATCAACCCTTACCGCGTCGAGAACGAAGAAGATCTGCAGCTGCAGGATCTGCACAAAGGTCAGAGCTTCTTTGAGATGCTGGGTGAATATATCCTGGCCGGTTTCCGCGTTGCGATTATCGTAGCCGCGATGCTGATCGGTTTTATCGCGCTGATCTCCGGTCTGAATGCGCTGTTTGACCTGATCTTCGGCATCAGCTTCCAGGGCGTGCTCGGCTTTGTCTTCTATCCGTTTGCCTGGATGATGGGCGTGCCGTCTGGCGAAGCGTTGCAGGTCGGCAGTATTATGGCGACCAAGCTGGTCTCGAATGAGTTTGTGGCCATGATGGATCTGCAGAAAATCGCCGGTCAGTTGTCGCCGACCTCAGAAGGGATTCTGTCCGTGTTCCTGGTGTCGTTCGCTAACTTCTCGTCTATCGGGATTGTGGCCGGTGCGATCAAAGGCCTGAACGAAGAACAGGGCAACGTGGTCTCCCGCTTTGGTCTGAAGCTGCTCTACGGCTCAACCCTGGTCAGCGTGCTCTCTGCCGCTATCGCCGGTCTGGTTCTGGCCTTCTAA
- the ipdC gene encoding indolepyruvate decarboxylase, with amino-acid sequence MSTFTVGDYLLTRLQEIGIRHLFGVPGDYNLQFLDRVIAHPLISWVGCANELNAAYAADGYARCNGAGALLTTFGVGELSAINGIAGSYAEYLPVIHIVGAPATQAQRQGDCVHHSLGDGDFQHFIRMAGEVSAATAQLTTDNATAEIDRVIVSALQARRPGYLSIAVDVAAHEVAPPTQPLQTTQPASAAVRHAFREAAERLLAPAARVSLLADFLALRWQQQSALAALRRGRAIPCASLLMGKGVVDEQQPGFVGTYAGEASAGQVREQIEQVDVAICVGVRFTDTLTAGFTQQFDAARLIDLQPFSATVAGEEFAPLSMADALAELQPLFERYGAQWQPAAALSEWPSAEPAAVISQHAFWQAMQRFLQPGDLIVADQGTAAFGAAALRLPSQAELLVQPLWGSIGYTLPAAFGAQTAQPDRRVILIIGDGSAQLTIQELGSMLRDRQPLILFLLNNEGYTVERAIHGATQRYNDIAQWNWTALPHAFSLQKQAQSWRISETVQLDEVMARLAEPQTLSLVEVIMQKADLPPLLRKVTACLNQRNGG; translated from the coding sequence ATGTCCACGTTCACTGTTGGAGATTACCTGCTGACCCGTCTGCAGGAGATCGGTATCAGGCATCTGTTTGGCGTGCCGGGCGACTATAACCTGCAATTTCTCGATCGGGTTATCGCGCATCCACTCATCAGCTGGGTGGGCTGTGCCAACGAGCTGAATGCCGCTTACGCGGCGGATGGCTATGCCCGCTGCAACGGCGCAGGGGCGCTGCTGACCACCTTCGGCGTCGGCGAGCTCAGTGCGATTAACGGCATCGCGGGCAGTTATGCAGAGTATCTGCCAGTGATCCATATCGTGGGCGCACCGGCGACTCAGGCGCAGCGTCAGGGTGACTGTGTGCATCATTCGCTGGGCGACGGCGATTTTCAGCATTTCATTCGCATGGCCGGGGAGGTAAGTGCGGCCACGGCACAGCTCACCACCGATAACGCCACGGCCGAAATAGACCGGGTGATCGTCAGTGCGCTGCAGGCCCGCCGCCCCGGCTATCTTTCGATCGCCGTCGATGTTGCGGCCCATGAAGTTGCTCCGCCGACGCAGCCGTTGCAGACCACGCAGCCCGCATCGGCGGCGGTTCGTCATGCGTTCCGCGAAGCGGCGGAACGTCTGCTGGCTCCGGCCGCGCGGGTTTCCCTGCTGGCCGACTTTCTGGCGCTGCGCTGGCAGCAGCAGTCCGCCCTGGCCGCGCTGCGCAGAGGGCGCGCCATTCCCTGTGCCTCGCTGCTGATGGGCAAGGGCGTGGTGGATGAACAGCAGCCCGGTTTTGTCGGCACCTATGCCGGGGAGGCGAGTGCTGGCCAGGTTCGTGAGCAGATAGAGCAGGTGGATGTGGCGATCTGCGTCGGGGTGCGCTTTACCGACACCCTGACGGCAGGCTTTACGCAGCAGTTTGATGCGGCACGACTGATCGATCTGCAGCCGTTCAGCGCCACGGTGGCGGGCGAAGAGTTTGCGCCGCTGTCGATGGCCGACGCGCTCGCTGAACTGCAGCCGCTGTTTGAGCGCTATGGCGCGCAGTGGCAGCCCGCCGCCGCGCTGTCTGAATGGCCGTCGGCTGAACCGGCGGCCGTGATCAGCCAGCACGCCTTCTGGCAGGCGATGCAGCGCTTCCTGCAGCCGGGCGATCTGATCGTGGCCGATCAGGGCACCGCCGCCTTTGGCGCTGCGGCGCTGAGACTGCCTTCGCAGGCGGAACTGCTGGTCCAGCCATTGTGGGGCTCAATCGGCTATACTCTTCCGGCAGCGTTTGGCGCACAGACCGCCCAACCCGATCGCCGGGTGATCCTGATTATCGGCGACGGTTCGGCGCAGCTGACTATCCAGGAACTGGGGTCGATGCTGCGCGATCGGCAACCGCTGATACTCTTTTTACTGAACAATGAAGGGTATACTGTCGAACGCGCGATTCATGGCGCCACGCAGCGCTACAATGATATCGCGCAGTGGAACTGGACGGCCCTGCCGCACGCCTTTAGCCTGCAGAAGCAGGCGCAGAGCTGGCGCATCAGTGAAACGGTGCAGCTGGATGAGGTGATGGCGCGGCTGGCTGAACCTCAGACGCTGTCGCTGGTTGAAGTGATCATGCAGAAAGCAGATCTGCCGCCCCTGCTTCGAAAAGTCACCGCCTGCCTGAATCAACGCAACGGCGGCTAA
- the mgrA gene encoding L-glyceraldehyde 3-phosphate reductase — MSSFPNPDRYHQMEYRRSGRSGIKLPAVSLGLWHNFGDATRVDNSRALLRHAFDQGITHFDLANNYGPPPGSAEENFGRILREDFRAHRDELIISTKAGYTMWQGPYGDWGSRKYLVASLDQSLKRMGLEYVDIFYHHRPDPDTPLEETMRALDHVVRQGKALYVALSNYPADRAAQAIAILRDLGTPCLIHQPRYSMFERTPEQGLLQTLGEAGVGCIAFSPLAGGVLTDRYLQGIPEDSRAASGSKFLNESQLTEEKMEKVRKLNLIAQQRGQKLAQMALAWVLRDERVTSVLIGASKTAQIDDAVAMLTRRQFSDSELAAIDAALL, encoded by the coding sequence ATGTCCTCTTTTCCCAATCCCGACCGCTATCACCAGATGGAATATCGTCGCAGCGGTCGCAGCGGTATTAAACTGCCCGCCGTTTCGCTGGGGCTCTGGCATAACTTTGGTGACGCAACCCGGGTCGATAACAGCCGTGCCCTGCTGCGTCATGCCTTTGACCAGGGGATTACGCACTTCGACTTAGCCAATAACTACGGCCCGCCACCGGGTTCCGCCGAGGAGAACTTTGGCCGGATCCTGCGGGAAGATTTTCGTGCTCACCGTGATGAGCTGATTATCTCCACCAAAGCGGGCTATACCATGTGGCAGGGGCCGTATGGCGACTGGGGCTCGCGCAAATATCTCGTCGCCAGTCTGGATCAGAGCCTGAAGCGCATGGGGCTGGAGTATGTCGATATTTTCTATCATCACCGTCCCGATCCCGACACGCCGCTGGAAGAGACAATGCGCGCGCTGGACCATGTTGTGCGTCAGGGCAAAGCGCTCTATGTGGCCCTGTCTAACTATCCGGCGGATCGGGCTGCGCAGGCGATCGCGATCCTGCGCGACCTCGGCACGCCCTGCCTGATTCACCAGCCGCGCTATTCGATGTTTGAGCGCACGCCCGAACAGGGATTGCTTCAGACGCTGGGTGAGGCGGGCGTCGGCTGTATCGCCTTCTCGCCGCTGGCGGGCGGCGTGCTCACCGATCGCTATCTGCAGGGCATCCCGGAAGATTCACGCGCGGCCAGCGGCAGCAAATTCCTGAATGAGAGTCAGCTGACTGAAGAGAAGATGGAGAAGGTGCGTAAGCTGAACCTGATCGCGCAGCAGCGCGGACAGAAGCTGGCGCAGATGGCGCTGGCGTGGGTGCTGCGCGATGAGCGTGTCACCTCGGTGCTGATTGGTGCCAGTAAAACGGCGCAGATCGATGACGCGGTGGCGATGCTCACCCGCCGTCAGTTCAGCGACAGCGAGCTGGCGGCGATTGACGCGGCCCTGCTGTAA
- the glk gene encoding glucokinase, which yields MTTYALVGDVGGTNARLALCEVESGSITQAKTFSTSEYDSLEAVIRHYLDEQQQDVKDGCIAIACPITDDWVEMTNHDWAFSTRKLKENIGFEHLEIINDFTAVSMAIPMLTADNVIQFGGTEPVKDKPIAIYGAGTGLGVSHLVHVDKRWVSLPGEGGHVDLAANSEEEDQILEVLREELGHVSAERVLSGAGLVNLYRAIVKVDNRVPENLKPKDVSQRALDDSCIDCRRALSMFCVIMGRFGGNLALNLGTFGGVYIAGGIVPRFLEFFKASGFRAAFEDKGRFRDYVASIPVYMITHDQPGLLGAGAHLRQTLGRIL from the coding sequence ATGACAACCTATGCCTTGGTCGGCGATGTCGGCGGTACTAACGCGCGCCTCGCCCTTTGTGAGGTGGAAAGCGGCAGCATCACCCAGGCCAAAACATTCTCAACATCAGAATATGACAGCCTCGAAGCCGTCATCCGCCACTATCTTGATGAACAACAGCAGGATGTTAAAGATGGCTGTATTGCCATTGCCTGCCCGATTACCGATGACTGGGTTGAAATGACCAACCATGACTGGGCGTTTTCCACGCGCAAGCTCAAAGAGAACATCGGTTTTGAACACCTGGAAATCATTAACGACTTCACTGCGGTATCCATGGCGATTCCGATGCTGACCGCCGATAACGTGATTCAGTTTGGCGGCACCGAGCCGGTTAAAGATAAACCTATTGCGATTTACGGTGCCGGAACCGGACTGGGCGTCAGCCATCTGGTGCACGTCGACAAGCGCTGGGTGAGTCTGCCGGGCGAGGGCGGCCATGTCGATCTCGCGGCGAACAGTGAAGAAGAAGATCAGATTCTGGAAGTGCTGCGCGAAGAGCTGGGCCATGTTTCAGCCGAACGCGTGCTGTCAGGCGCGGGTCTGGTTAACCTCTACCGGGCGATTGTGAAGGTCGATAATCGCGTGCCGGAAAACCTGAAGCCGAAAGACGTGAGCCAGCGTGCGCTGGATGACAGCTGCATCGACTGCCGTCGTGCCCTGTCGATGTTCTGCGTCATCATGGGGCGTTTCGGTGGCAATCTGGCGCTGAATCTCGGCACCTTTGGCGGCGTCTATATCGCGGGCGGCATTGTGCCTCGCTTCCTGGAGTTCTTTAAGGCTTCCGGCTTCCGCGCCGCCTTTGAAGATAAAGGGCGCTTCCGTGACTATGTGGCCAGCATCCCGGTCTACATGATCACGCACGATCAGCCTGGTCTGCTGGGCGCGGGCGCGCATCTGCGCCAGACGCTGGGTCGCATCCTCTGA
- a CDS encoding LytR/AlgR family response regulator transcription factor, producing MKAIIVEDEFLAQQELSWMIQHHSKIEIEACFDDGLDVLKYLQQHRVDVIFLDINIPSLDGMLLAKHIHQFAHKPLIVFITAWKEHAVEAFELEAFDYILKPYQESRIVTMLNKLEATAQTQQAVNPLHAASAPQTVNLIKDERIIVTDVNDIYYVEAHEKLTFVYTRRESYVMSMNITEFCSRLPEQQFFRCHRSYCVSLSKIREIEPWFNNTYLLKLRDLEFQVPVSRSKVKQFRQLMRL from the coding sequence ATGAAAGCCATCATTGTGGAAGATGAATTTCTGGCGCAGCAGGAGCTGAGCTGGATGATCCAGCATCACAGCAAAATTGAGATTGAGGCCTGCTTCGACGATGGCCTCGACGTGCTGAAGTATCTGCAGCAGCATCGGGTTGATGTGATTTTCCTCGACATCAATATCCCCTCACTGGATGGCATGCTGCTGGCGAAGCATATTCATCAGTTTGCGCATAAACCGCTGATTGTGTTTATTACCGCATGGAAAGAGCATGCCGTAGAGGCGTTCGAGCTGGAGGCGTTTGATTACATCCTCAAGCCCTATCAGGAGTCGCGGATCGTTACCATGCTGAACAAGCTGGAGGCCACGGCCCAGACGCAGCAGGCGGTTAATCCGCTTCATGCCGCCTCCGCGCCGCAGACGGTGAACCTGATCAAGGATGAGCGGATTATCGTCACAGACGTGAATGATATCTACTACGTGGAAGCGCATGAGAAGCTGACGTTTGTCTATACCCGCCGCGAATCTTACGTGATGTCGATGAACATCACCGAGTTCTGCTCGCGCCTGCCGGAGCAGCAGTTTTTCCGCTGCCACCGCTCCTACTGCGTCAGCCTCAGCAAAATTCGCGAAATCGAGCCGTGGTTTAACAATACCTATCTGCTGAAGCTGCGCGATCTGGAGTTTCAGGTGCCCGTCAGCCGCAGTAAGGTGAAGCAGTTCAGACAGCTGATGCGTCTGTAG
- a CDS encoding GNAT family N-acetyltransferase, with the protein MQLVTPRLTLSKLQPEDWQLFRAVHEDRDTMTWVSEIPDEADIRQRFTERLAPWQPGSFHMLCLVARRRDNDEPIGLFGCSPEWVPHRQAEVGYMLLHRHCGQGYGSEALAALCQFLFDADFHKLRAMVIEGNWASRRILEKNGFRLEGTLRDNYLLNGGWVNDWLLGRLNPQQ; encoded by the coding sequence ATGCAACTTGTCACCCCCAGACTCACCCTGAGTAAACTGCAGCCGGAAGACTGGCAACTGTTCCGCGCCGTGCATGAAGATCGCGACACCATGACCTGGGTCAGCGAGATCCCGGACGAGGCCGATATCCGGCAGCGTTTCACCGAACGTCTGGCCCCCTGGCAGCCAGGCAGTTTTCATATGCTCTGCCTGGTGGCGCGTCGTCGCGACAACGACGAGCCGATTGGCCTGTTTGGCTGCAGCCCCGAATGGGTGCCGCATCGCCAGGCGGAGGTCGGCTACATGCTGCTGCATCGCCACTGCGGCCAGGGGTATGGCAGTGAGGCGCTGGCCGCGCTGTGCCAGTTTTTGTTCGACGCGGATTTCCACAAGCTCAGGGCGATGGTCATCGAGGGGAACTGGGCTTCGCGCCGTATTCTGGAGAAAAACGGCTTCCGGCTTGAGGGAACGCTACGGGATAATTATCTGCTGAACGGCGGCTGGGTGAACGATTGGCTGCTGGGACGGCTGAATCCGCAACAATAA
- a CDS encoding sensor histidine kinase produces the protein MLLAVFDRAALMLICLFFLTRTRPFRQLLQKDEHTRAEKIAVTAIFSLFALFSTWSGVNVDGSLLNVRVIAVMAGGILFGPWVGIATGIIAGVHRFLIDIHGVTSVPCLITSVIAGIVAGGINRRVLKEHRWRAGIFGGMLCEALTMVLIVLWARPTSLGLAIVSEIALPMILGASSIGIIVLLVQSVEGEKEAIAARQAKLALEIANKTLPLFRQVNSDSLRNVCDIIRREIKADAVAMTDKKQILAYVGYGEHNYQHGDDGISPTTAQSIASGKIIIKNNDEAHRTKDIHSMIVIPLWEKGKVTGTLKIYYRRAHRITGSLKEMAIGLSQIISTQLEVSRAEQLREMANKAELRALQSKINPHFLFNALNAISSSIRLNPDTARQLVINLSRYLRYNLELNDDELIDIRKELWQVKDYIAIEQARFGDKLTMIYDVDEDLHFLLPSLLIQPLVENAIVHGIQPCKGKGVVTLSVRDLGDRVRIAVRDTGQGISDDVMARVARNEMPGNKIGLLNVHHRVKLLSGQGLQIVRHQPGTEIAFTLSKNGQRLAENLL, from the coding sequence ATGTTACTGGCAGTGTTTGATCGCGCCGCCCTGATGCTGATCTGCCTGTTCTTTCTGACGCGCACCCGCCCGTTTCGTCAGCTCCTGCAGAAAGATGAGCATACCCGTGCAGAGAAGATCGCGGTGACCGCCATCTTTTCGCTGTTCGCGCTGTTCAGTACCTGGTCGGGGGTGAATGTCGACGGCTCGCTGCTGAATGTGCGGGTGATCGCGGTGATGGCGGGCGGCATCCTGTTTGGTCCCTGGGTCGGCATCGCGACCGGCATCATTGCCGGCGTTCACCGTTTTCTGATCGACATTCACGGCGTCACTTCTGTGCCCTGCCTGATCACCAGCGTCATTGCCGGGATCGTGGCGGGCGGCATTAACCGCCGGGTGTTAAAAGAGCATCGCTGGCGCGCCGGTATCTTCGGCGGCATGCTGTGCGAAGCCCTGACGATGGTGCTGATCGTGCTGTGGGCGCGCCCCACCTCACTCGGGCTGGCGATCGTGTCGGAGATCGCCCTGCCGATGATCCTCGGTGCCTCCAGCATCGGCATTATCGTGCTGCTGGTGCAGAGCGTGGAGGGCGAAAAAGAGGCGATCGCCGCCCGTCAGGCTAAGCTGGCGCTGGAGATCGCCAACAAAACCCTGCCGCTGTTCCGGCAGGTCAACAGCGACTCGCTGCGCAACGTCTGTGACATTATCCGGCGGGAGATCAAGGCCGATGCCGTCGCGATGACCGATAAAAAGCAGATTCTGGCCTATGTCGGCTATGGCGAGCACAACTACCAGCACGGGGATGATGGCATCAGCCCCACCACCGCGCAGTCGATCGCCAGCGGAAAAATCATTATCAAAAACAACGATGAAGCGCACCGCACCAAAGATATCCATTCGATGATCGTGATCCCGCTCTGGGAGAAAGGCAAGGTGACCGGCACGCTGAAAATCTACTATCGCCGCGCTCACCGGATCACCGGTTCGCTGAAGGAGATGGCGATCGGCCTGTCGCAAATCATCTCCACCCAGCTTGAGGTGTCCCGCGCGGAGCAGCTGCGCGAAATGGCCAATAAAGCGGAACTGCGCGCGCTGCAAAGCAAAATAAATCCCCATTTTCTGTTTAACGCACTGAATGCGATCTCCTCCTCCATCCGGCTTAATCCCGATACCGCCCGCCAGCTGGTGATTAACCTGTCGCGCTATCTGCGTTACAACCTGGAGCTGAATGACGACGAGCTGATCGACATCCGCAAGGAGCTCTGGCAGGTCAAAGATTACATCGCCATCGAGCAGGCACGGTTTGGTGACAAGCTGACGATGATCTATGACGTCGATGAGGATCTGCATTTTCTGCTGCCGAGCCTGCTGATCCAGCCGCTGGTGGAGAACGCCATCGTGCATGGCATCCAGCCCTGCAAGGGTAAGGGCGTGGTGACGCTGAGCGTGCGGGATCTGGGCGATCGGGTGCGGATCGCGGTGCGGGATACCGGCCAGGGCATCAGCGATGATGTGATGGCGCGGGTGGCGCGCAACGAGATGCCCGGCAATAAAATCGGCCTGCTCAACGTACACCATCGGGTTAAGCTACTGTCGGGCCAGGGATTACAGATCGTGCGGCATCAGCCAGGCACCGAGATAGCCTTCACACTCAGCAAGAACGGCCAGCGCCTGGCGGAGAATCTGTTATGA